One Rosa chinensis cultivar Old Blush chromosome 3, RchiOBHm-V2, whole genome shotgun sequence DNA window includes the following coding sequences:
- the LOC112192740 gene encoding beta-catenin-like protein 1 has translation MEDYRDAKRKRDEAVLAINGNAKSIDLAVLEALAKESAVEALDPRTLKKLVLAFERRLKDNIAARLKYPNQPERFADSEIELHEELQKLKGLASAPELYPELVALNTVPSILNLLSHDNTDIAIDVVQLLQDLTDEDTVDENDEPARVLVDALVDNNVLELLVQNLLRLSDSDPDEMAAVHGTLATVENLIEVKPAVAELVCEKTKLLKWLMSKIKVKEFDGNKQYASEILAILLQNSEANQKRLGQMNGVDVLLQAVAMYKSKDPKSPDEAEMLENLFNCLCGLLMPLENRDKFLKAEGVELMIIIMKQKKSAYGSAIRALDFAMTKYPPACERFVDVLGLKTAFAAFMGKVPINKNEKKERYHEELEERIVSLIASLFGGIMRGSRRERLLSKFVENECEKIDRLMELYMRYSNRVKAETDRIDQLDLDDLEMDEEEIYIRKLEAGLYTLQLIAVILGHLWCSEHPQMRGRIELLLKQQKLTKKDVKDILQEYHDNIGDMEGAEEKERSQAKIQKFISAFD, from the exons ATGGAAGACTATCGCGATGCGAAACGCAAACGCGACGAGGCCGTCTTGGCCATCAACGGCAACGCTAAAAGCATCGACCTCGCCGTGTTGGAGGCGTTAGCGAAGGAAAGCGCAGTTGAAGCGCTGGACCCTCGAACCCTAAAGAAGCTGGTGCTGGCCTTCGAGCGCCGCCTCAAGGACAACATCGCCGCCCGTCTCAAGTACCCGAACCAACCGGAGCGCTTCGCCGACTCCGAAATCGAACTCCACGAAGAGCTTCAGAAGCTCAAAGGCCTCGCCAGCGCTCCCGAGCTCTACCCCGAACTCGTCGCCCTCAACACTGTTCCCTCCATCCTCAACCTCCTCAGCCACGACAACACCGACATTGCGATCGACGTCGTTCAGTTGCTGCAGGACTTGACCGACGAGGACACCGTCGACGAGAACGACGAGCCCGCACGGGTCCTGGTGGATGCGCTCGTCGACAACAATGTGCTCGAGCTCTTGGTTCAGAATCTGCTCCGGTTGTCCGACTCCGACCCCGACGAGATGGCCGCCGTCCACGGCACTCTCGCGACGGTCGAGAATCTGATTGAGGTTAAGCCGGCGGTGGCGGAGTTGGTGTGCGAAAAGACCAAATTGCTCAAGTGGTTGATGAGTAAGATCAAGGTGAAGGAGTTTGATGGAAACAAACAGTACGCGTCGGAAATACTGGCTATACTGCTGCAGAATAGTGAGGCCAATCAGAAGAGGTTAGGGCAGATGAACGGCGTGGATGTGCTACTTCAGGCGGTGGCTATGTACAAGTCCAAGGACCCCAAGAGCCCCGACGAGGCGGAGATGCTGGAGAATCTGTTCAATTGTTTGTGTGGTTTGTTGATGCCATTGGAGAACAGGGACAAGTTTCTCAAGGCTGAAGGGGTGGAGTTGATGATTATTATAATGAAGCAGAAGAAGTCTGCTTACGGTTCCGCCATAAGGGCTCTTGATTTTGCAATGACCAAGTACCCGCCGGCTTGTGAACGTTTTGTTGATGTTTTGGGGTTGAAGACGGCCTTTGCAGCTTTTATGGGTAAG GTTCCCATTAAtaagaatgaaaagaaagaaaggtaTCATGAGGAGTTGGAGGAGCGCATTGTGTCACTAATTGCATCGTTATTTG GTGGTATTATGAGGGGTTCTAGAAGGGAGAGATTGTTGAGCAAGTTTGTGGAAAATGAGTGTGAAAAGATAGACCGGCTTATGGAACTTTATATGAG ATATTCGAATAGAGTTAAAGCTGAAACTGACCGAATTGACCAGCTTGATCTTGATGATTTAGAG ATGGATGAAGAGGAAATATACATTCGGAAGCTTGAAGCTGGACTTTATACCCTTCAG TTGATTGCTGTTATTCTGGGTCATCTTTGGTGCTCTGA GCATCCCCAAATGAGAGGAAGAATCGAACTACTTCTCAAACAGCAAAAGCTTACTAAGAAGGATGTTAAGGATATACTTCAG GAGTATCACGACAACATTGGTGATATGGAAGGAGCGGAAGAAAAAGAGCGATCACAGGCAAAGATTCAAAAATTCATCTCAGCTTTTGATTGA